A part of Candidatus Bathyarchaeota archaeon genomic DNA contains:
- a CDS encoding DUF131 domain-containing protein has product MGASGMVDLSIFYMLGIALVVAGIIVIVVALAKASMGGGKEGKSRVRGGGVVMIGPIPIIFGTDKNSVKEVVALALALTVVVLIVFLLFYWLGR; this is encoded by the coding sequence ATGGGCGCATCGGGGATGGTGGACCTCTCGATTTTCTATATGCTGGGCATCGCACTTGTAGTCGCAGGCATCATAGTTATCGTCGTGGCCCTCGCGAAGGCATCGATGGGCGGCGGCAAAGAGGGTAAAAGTCGCGTGCGGGGCGGAGGCGTCGTGATGATTGGGCCCATACCCATAATTTTCGGGACAGACAAAAACTCCGTTAAGGAAGTGGTGGCTTTGGCGTTGGCGCTTACGGTCGTGGTTTTGATTGTTTTTTTGCTGTTTTATTGGCTTGGGAGGTAA
- a CDS encoding DUF131 domain-containing protein has protein sequence MSEEETDEGIEVSSRLVTLLFLGLSLVFVGVAVIVVTSIAMGGLGSFGGVVMIGPIPIVFGSGPDAAWLIGLSVTLTIISLVLFYVFSRRPRRTTS, from the coding sequence ATGAGTGAAGAGGAGACTGATGAGGGCATTGAGGTTTCCAGTCGGCTGGTGACCTTGCTGTTTCTGGGGCTAAGCCTTGTTTTCGTCGGCGTCGCCGTGATTGTGGTGACGTCGATTGCCATGGGAGGCTTGGGCAGCTTCGGCGGCGTAGTCATGATTGGGCCCATCCCCATCGTTTTCGGTTCAGGACCCGACGCGGCATGGCTAATTGGCCTCAGCGTGACCCTTACCATAATTAGTTTAGTGCTGTTTTACGTGTTCAGCCGAC